From a single Capsicum annuum cultivar UCD-10X-F1 chromosome 12, UCD10Xv1.1, whole genome shotgun sequence genomic region:
- the LOC107851576 gene encoding oligopeptide transporter 2: MEIEKNVEESEKKFPEEEESPIEQVRLTVSNEDDPTLPVWTFRMWFLGFLSCAILAFLNTFFSYRTQPLSITMITVQVAALPVGKFMAKVLPTRKFKIGTWEFSFNPGPFNMKEHVLISMFANCGAGTAYAVSIVTIIKAFYMRNISFAAGWILVITTQVLGYGWAGIMKKYVVYPAEMWWPGNMVLVSLFRALHEKNSEGKRKRGKFFVVVLACSFIWYIVPGFLFSTLSNLSLLCLFYPKSVLAQQLGSGMKGLGILSFTFDWSTVASYLGSPLVCPLFAIINVVVGYIAVVYVATPISYWGFDFYNAKKFPIFSSHLFDDKGQKYEINSIVNSKFELDEVAYAKHGKINITTFFALTYGLNFAAVVATLTQVGLFNGKEIIERFRSSNKSGKSEDIHTKLMKKYPEIPGWWFHGMLVLSLALSLVLCIVWVDEIQLPWWGLLMAATMAWLFTLPISIITATTNMSPGLNVITEYIIGLIIPGKPIANVCFKTYGYISMSQAVTFLADFKLGHYMKIPPRSMFIVQLLGTLIAGTINMGVAWWLLTNITNVCQDQLLPENSPWTCPGTRVFFDASVIWGLVGPKRMFGSLGNYSGQNWFFLGGLIAPLIVWLLHKAFPKQSWIKLINIPVLLGATAGMPPATTLNFNSWICFGLVFNLFVFRYKKNWWQNYNYVLSAGLDAGLAFMGVFIYFVLGKVKFEWWGTGGEHCALASCPTAKGIQFKGCPVH; encoded by the exons ATGGAAATCGAGAAAAATGTTGAGGAATCTGAAAAAAAATTTCCGGAAGAGGAAGAGTCTCCGATCGAACAAGTCAG GCTGACAGTGTCAAACGAAGATGATCCAACACTTCCAGTATGGACATTTCGAATGTGGTTCCTGGGATTCCTATCATGTGCAATTCTGGCATTTCTCAACACTTTCTTCAGTTATCGAACACAACCATTAAGCATAACTATGATAACTGTCCAAGTTGCTGCATTGCCAGTGGGGAAATTCATGGCTAAAGTGTTGCCAACGAGGAAATTTAAGATTGGAACATGGGAGTTTTCATTCAATCCAGGACCGTTTAATATGAAAGAGCATGTTCTGATTTCGATGTTTGCTAACTGCGGTGCTGGGACAGCTTATGCTGTTTCAATTGTGACTATTATTAAGGCTTTCTATATGAGGAACATCTCATTTGCTGCTGGTTGGATTCTTGTTATTACCACTCAG GTTCTGGGATATGGATGGGCAGGAATAATGAAGAAGTATGTGGTATACCCTGCAGAAATGTGGTGGCCTGGTAATATGGTTCTAGTCTCTCTTTTCAG GGCACTCCATGAAAAAAATTCAGAGGGCAAACGCAAAAGAGGAAAGTTCTTCGTAGTAGTACTAGCATGCAGTTTCATTTGGTACATTGTGCCTGGATTTCTTTTCTCAACTCTATCAAACCTCTCATTGCTTTGCTTATTCTACCCAAAATCAGTACTAGCTCAACAACTTGGTTCGGGAATGAAAGGCCTTGGAATTTTATCCTTCACATTTGATTGGTCAACTGTAGCATCATATCTTGGTAGCCCATTAGTGTGCCCATTATTTGCAATTATTAATGTTGTAGTGGGCTATATTGCTGTGGTTTATGTGGCGACTCCAATCTCCTATTGGGGATTTGATTTTTACAATGCAAAGAAATTTCCCATATTCTCTTCACATTTGTTTGATGATAAGGGGCAAAAATATGAGATTAACTCAATTGTTAATAGCAAGTTTGAGTTGGATGAAGTTGCTTATGCTAAACATGGAAAGATTAATATTACCACTTTTTTTGCTCTTACTTATGGATTGAATTTTGCTGCTGTTGTGGCTACTCTCACTCAAGTTGGCCTCTTCAATGGAAA GGAAATAATTGAGAGATTTCGATCTTCAAACAAATCAGGAAAGTCTGAAGATATCCACACGAAACTTATGAAGAAATATCCAGAAATTCCTGGCTGGTGGTTTCATGGCATGCTTGTACTTTCATTGGCTTTATCACTTGTACTTTGCATTGTGTGGGTGGATGAAATTCAACTTCCATGGTGGGGACTTCTTATGGCTGCTACCATGGCCTGGCTTTTCACCCTCCCTATCAGTATCATTACCGCCACAACTAACATG TCACCAGGACTAAACGTGATCACAGAATATATTATTGGTCTGATAATTCCAGGGAAACCAATAGCCAATGTTTGTTTTAAAACATATGGGTATATAAGTATGTCACAGGCAGTTACCTTTCTTGCTGATTTCAAGCTTGGCCATTATATGAAGATTCCTCCAAGATCTATGTTCATTGTTCAG CTTCTTGGAACCCTCATTGCTGGAACAATAAACATGGGTGTAGCATGGTGGCTACTTACAAACATTACTAACGTATGCCAAGACCAATTACTACCAGAAAATAGTCCATGGACATGTCCCGGAACTCGTGTCTTCTTCGATGCATCGGTGATTTGGGGTTTAGTAGGACCTAAAAGAATGTTTGGTTCACTTGGAAATTATTCTGGACAAAATTGGTTCTTTCTTGGTGGTTTAATTGCACCACTTATAGTATGGTTGCTACACAAAGCATTCCCAAAACAAAGTTGGATTAAATTGATTAACATTCCAGTACTTCTAGGTGCAACAGCTGGTATGCCTCCAGCAACGACATTGAACTTCAATAGTTGGATCTGCTTTGGTTTAGTATTCAATTTATTCGTTTTCAGATACAAAAAGAATTGGTGGCAAAACTATAATTATGTTTTGTCAGCTGGATTGGATGCTGGCTTGGCATTTATGGGAGTGTTCATATATTTTGTCCTTGGTAAAGTTAAATTTGAGTGGTGGGGTACTGGTGGAGAACATTGTGCTTTGGCTTCTTGTCCTACTGCTAAGGGCATACAGTTTAAAGGATGCCCCGTACATTGA
- the LOC124889724 gene encoding zinc finger BED domain-containing protein RICESLEEPER 2-like: protein MRWNSTYLILNRAVECENGLMSYVYCDIGLSHYLQFVKDEERTVVGAFSSDDWDYVKKIANFLQIFYDLTKELISSDDDGDDLLGKITSNMKEKFDKYWGSPKKMNKMIFISCVLDPRHKFVSVGFALQMMFGKEEGLILESEVKDYMNLMYGEYVKDFSKDKDSQHYSSSSSSLFENSSSLPSILGSTIQSIGFLGSFMDDLMKHKARNITTVKTELQKYLNEANEGETKNFNVLSWWKIHSSRFPILAEMARNVLSIPISSVASKCAFSTGGRIFDSFRSSLTPKLVQILVCLQDWIRSESQPVSIEEDIDVLEKLEQELANTSILDD, encoded by the exons ATGAGGTGGAACTCCACATATTTGATATTGAATAGGGCAGTTGAGTGTGAAAATGGGTTGATGAGTTATGTTTATTGTGACATTGGCTTATCACATTACCTTCAGTTTGTTAAAGATGAAGAGAGAACTGTTGTCGGTGCATTTTCGAGTGATGACTGGGACTATGTGAAGAAAATTGccaattttcttcaaattttttatgaTCTAACGAAAGAA TTGATATCGAGTGACGATGATGGTGATGATCTTTTGGGTAAAATTACATCgaatatgaaagaaaagtttgataaGTATTGGGGTAGTccaaagaaaatgaataagatgatttttatttcatgtgTTCTGGATCCTCGGCACAAGTTTGTTTCAGTTGGTTTTGCTCTTCAAATGATGTTTGGGAAAGAAGAAGGACTAATTTTAGAGAGCGAGGTGAAAGACTACATGAATTTGATGTATGGTGAGTATGTAAAGGACTTTTCAAAAGATAAAGATAGTCAACATTATTCATCTTCATCTAGCTCTTTATTTGAAAATTCTAGTTCACTGCCTTCGATTTTAGGTAGTACTATTCAATCGATAGGGTTTTTAGGGTCATTCATGGATGATCTAATGAAAcataaagctagaaatataacAACGGTTAAAACAGAATTGCAAAAGTATCTTAATGAAGCAAATGAAGGTGAAACCAAGAACTTCAACGTCTTGTCTTGGTGGAAAATACATTCATCCAGATTTCCTATTCTTGCTGAGATGGCTCGGAATGTGTTATCTATTCCCATTTCAAGCGTGGCATCCAAGTGTGCATTTAGTACCGGTGGACGTATCTTTGATTCATTTAGGAGTTCATTAACTCCTAAATTGGTACAAATTCTAGTGTGCCTTCAAGATTGGATTCGGAGTGAATCACAACCTGTTAGTATTGAGGAAGATATAGATGTTCTCGAAAAGCTTGAACAAG AATTGGCTAATACTAgcattcttgatgattga